One region of Sulfuricurvum sp. IAE1 genomic DNA includes:
- a CDS encoding Fic family protein translates to MQTYQTYIWQNSDWPHFTYELTKFHGLLQEIRYQQGLLEGISKGLSQEHLLEMQSETLALDAITTSEIEGEILSRDSVRSSIFKKLGIASEIQDRSTAQTDGLVDILLDASANASQPFNEDRLFGWHAALFPTGYSGLHRINVASYRGDEPMQVVSGRIGKEKVHYVAPPRDKVEEEMHRFFDFLENHNDENGYIRAAIAHLWFVIIHPMDDGNGRIARALSDMILSRTENSPIRLYSMSAAINENRRSYYDVLEQTTTGSMEITAWIGWFLQIVLTAQQNAHGTIEKVVAKARFWQLHIHDDLNPRQKKVLNRLLDAGKEGFEGGINARKYMSLCDCSRVTASRDLSDLLEKGCILSRGAGGRSTSYDVNW, encoded by the coding sequence ATGCAAACGTATCAAACCTATATTTGGCAAAACAGCGATTGGCCACACTTTACCTATGAGCTGACAAAGTTTCATGGGCTTCTGCAAGAGATCCGATACCAGCAGGGATTGCTGGAAGGGATATCCAAAGGGCTGAGCCAGGAACACTTGTTGGAGATGCAAAGTGAAACCCTGGCCCTCGATGCCATCACGACATCCGAGATCGAAGGCGAAATCCTCTCCCGTGATTCGGTGCGCTCCTCCATCTTTAAAAAGCTGGGTATTGCCAGCGAGATACAGGACCGGTCCACCGCCCAGACGGACGGGCTCGTCGATATCCTCCTCGATGCTTCTGCCAATGCTTCCCAACCCTTTAACGAAGATCGGCTTTTTGGCTGGCATGCGGCCTTGTTTCCGACCGGCTATTCGGGGTTGCACAGAATCAATGTCGCTTCCTACCGTGGCGATGAACCGATGCAGGTGGTATCGGGCCGTATCGGAAAAGAGAAAGTCCACTACGTTGCACCGCCGCGTGATAAAGTTGAAGAGGAAATGCACCGGTTCTTCGATTTCCTCGAAAACCACAACGATGAAAACGGTTACATTCGTGCAGCCATTGCCCATCTGTGGTTCGTTATTATCCATCCTATGGACGATGGGAATGGACGTATCGCACGGGCACTGTCGGATATGATCCTGAGCCGCACTGAAAACAGTCCTATACGTCTGTATTCGATGAGTGCAGCAATCAATGAGAACCGTCGAAGCTATTATGACGTTTTGGAACAGACGACGACAGGGTCGATGGAGATCACCGCCTGGATCGGATGGTTTTTACAGATCGTTCTCACCGCGCAGCAAAACGCCCACGGAACCATCGAAAAAGTTGTAGCCAAAGCACGGTTTTGGCAGCTACATATACATGATGATCTCAACCCTCGCCAGAAGAAAGTGCTTAACCGTCTCCTCGATGCTGGCAAAGAGGGATTCGAAGGGGGAATCAACGCCCGGAAATACATGTCGCTGTGCGATTGCAGCCGGGTCACCGCAAGTCGCGATCTGAGTGATCTGTTGGAGAAGGGGTGTATCCTCAGCCGTGGGGCAGGGGGACGGAGTACCAGCTATGATGTTAACTGGTAA
- a CDS encoding integrase arm-type DNA-binding domain-containing protein, whose amino-acid sequence MARKTLPLSDKEIKNAKPKEKEYKLFDGGGLYLVVQPNGSKGWRLKYLFHGTEKRISLGTYPAVSLADAREKREELKKLVKSGINPSEERKAVKEQVRLEQAKSANTFENIALEFLEKQKLRLGEKTYQKKEGRFKNHIFGPIGSKNIDEIKIQDILDIIRPIEAKGQNETAHRVLNLINQVYQYGLTVGRVAHNIAADINPRLALDPIVVKHMPTIVDPNVIKLFLQGIDRYGGTLAVKTALQLMPYVALRPANIRSAEWKEFDFDKKIWRIPGEKIKMGSDHYIPLTDSMINIVKTMKPLTGQGRYVFCTQTKGKDHPLSENTLTKGIRTVLKNENIDADMVSHGARSMFSTLAYEHFQDHKMISEVIERQLDHRERNKVKDAYNHAEYLNERRILMQWWSDYLDRLKQENA is encoded by the coding sequence ATGGCTCGTAAAACGCTTCCCCTCTCAGATAAAGAAATCAAAAATGCAAAACCGAAGGAAAAAGAGTACAAGCTGTTTGACGGCGGAGGACTGTATCTGGTTGTTCAACCGAACGGTTCCAAGGGTTGGCGTTTAAAATATCTTTTCCATGGCACTGAAAAACGTATATCTTTGGGAACCTATCCGGCTGTATCCCTGGCTGACGCCCGTGAAAAACGTGAAGAGCTCAAAAAACTTGTCAAATCAGGGATTAACCCTTCAGAAGAGCGAAAAGCTGTAAAAGAACAAGTACGGCTTGAACAGGCCAAATCCGCAAATACGTTTGAAAATATTGCTTTGGAATTTTTGGAAAAGCAAAAATTGCGTCTGGGTGAAAAAACGTATCAGAAAAAAGAAGGCCGTTTCAAGAATCATATATTCGGTCCGATCGGTTCTAAAAATATCGACGAAATCAAGATACAGGATATTTTGGACATCATCCGTCCGATCGAAGCCAAAGGGCAGAATGAAACGGCGCACCGTGTATTGAATTTGATCAATCAGGTGTATCAATACGGATTGACTGTCGGACGTGTGGCGCATAACATAGCAGCGGATATCAACCCGCGTCTGGCCTTGGACCCGATCGTCGTCAAACATATGCCTACCATTGTCGATCCGAATGTCATCAAACTTTTTCTTCAAGGGATCGATCGCTACGGCGGAACACTGGCAGTGAAAACCGCTTTGCAGCTGATGCCCTATGTTGCGCTTCGCCCCGCCAATATCCGCTCGGCAGAGTGGAAGGAATTTGATTTTGATAAAAAAATCTGGCGTATACCAGGTGAGAAGATCAAAATGGGATCAGATCATTACATACCGTTGACTGACAGCATGATCAATATTGTCAAGACAATGAAGCCTTTGACCGGGCAGGGCAGGTATGTGTTTTGTACACAGACAAAAGGCAAAGATCATCCATTAAGTGAAAATACTCTGACTAAAGGAATCCGTACCGTTCTGAAAAATGAAAATATCGATGCTGATATGGTCAGCCATGGAGCCAGATCGATGTTCAGTACCCTGGCGTACGAACATTTCCAGGATCATAAAATGATTTCTGAAGTGATAGAGCGTCAATTGGATCATCGTGAACGGAACAAAGTCAAGGATGCTTACAATCACGCTGAGTATTTGAACGAGCGCCGAATTTTGATGCAATGGTGGAGTGATTATCTCGATCGTCTGAAACAAGAGAATGCTTGA
- a CDS encoding flagellar biosynthesis protein FlgL, with amino-acid sequence MRITASAYYNNIYGENSKINRQLFDVSKQISSGLNIQYAHDDPTIFVDTLRLDGEITTLSQIRNSVDNGYKFSTQTDTTIGQIVEKLEQVKVKMIYAANEIHSETSLQAIAKELRGLQKNLISLANSSIGGQYLFSGTATSVKPIDEKGVYQGNDQDLTSFMGTGVTQKYNLTGAQLFLGEESVVNRTVTTNMEHHSLLTNNVITPQSSIRDLMGDDGDAVDEPTYFYINGTRSDGTAFKSAIQMDMTETVDDLMQRIALAYDPNQATPLGNQVEIKINAGGQFQIIDKVKGSSQLDFHMVGAVDFSGGGAANVTNIDNLQTGTTDFTNIGVNPLFVKEFTRSGFSTPTGTLNTIEGINYDRTNFVKDGASLISNVPQIVKSDNSVAQPTTKLLDAAGVDPATNTLVGTTLNLQGKNIYGVAYDLQINLAAASSVSGTVGGVPITTFNVYNADTARTTANADTMSYQQLLDVVNMAVSGSLPAANSAAAYDAAITTANSRSSATLDYAGRVVIKDKVYTDTQAAVSLYDDTSDTYPGTDTTSNSGSSLVFNANSALTVRDPKNDFFARLEEVIQAVEQGKYKADGTDTIDPRNVGIEEAIAMIDDLSDHTTRMQTEAGTYSQTLLGASERTDMLIMSATTLRADVIDTDIAEAHLRMQQLQLNYQAMLSSISKVSELSLVKYL; translated from the coding sequence GTGAGAATTACCGCTTCCGCATATTACAACAACATTTACGGCGAAAACAGCAAGATCAACCGTCAGCTCTTCGATGTGAGCAAACAGATCTCCTCGGGCCTCAACATCCAGTATGCCCACGATGATCCGACGATTTTTGTCGATACGCTCCGTCTTGACGGCGAAATAACGACCCTGTCTCAAATACGCAACAGTGTCGACAACGGCTACAAATTTTCGACCCAGACCGATACCACGATCGGTCAGATCGTCGAAAAACTCGAACAGGTCAAAGTCAAAATGATCTATGCCGCCAACGAAATCCATTCCGAAACCAGTCTTCAGGCGATTGCCAAAGAATTGCGCGGGCTCCAAAAAAATCTCATCTCCCTTGCCAACAGTTCGATCGGGGGGCAATATCTCTTTTCGGGAACCGCGACTTCGGTTAAACCGATTGACGAAAAAGGGGTCTACCAGGGGAACGACCAGGATCTCACCTCGTTTATGGGAACCGGCGTCACCCAAAAATACAACCTTACCGGTGCACAGCTCTTTTTGGGTGAAGAGAGCGTCGTCAACCGTACGGTCACGACCAACATGGAACATCACAGTCTTCTGACGAATAACGTCATCACTCCCCAGAGCAGCATTCGCGACCTGATGGGAGATGACGGGGATGCGGTAGACGAACCCACCTACTTTTACATCAACGGGACACGCAGTGACGGAACCGCCTTTAAATCGGCGATTCAGATGGATATGACCGAAACCGTCGACGACCTCATGCAGCGTATCGCTCTGGCGTACGATCCGAATCAGGCTACGCCATTGGGCAATCAGGTCGAAATCAAAATCAATGCCGGCGGGCAGTTTCAGATCATCGACAAAGTCAAAGGTTCCAGCCAACTCGACTTCCACATGGTGGGCGCGGTCGACTTCAGCGGCGGCGGTGCGGCCAACGTCACCAATATCGACAATCTTCAGACCGGAACAACCGACTTTACCAACATCGGGGTTAATCCGCTGTTTGTCAAAGAGTTTACCCGCAGTGGGTTTTCCACCCCGACCGGAACGCTCAACACGATCGAAGGGATCAATTACGACCGGACCAATTTCGTCAAAGACGGAGCCAGCCTGATTTCCAACGTTCCGCAGATCGTCAAATCGGACAATTCGGTGGCACAGCCGACGACCAAACTGCTTGACGCCGCAGGGGTCGATCCCGCGACCAACACGCTTGTCGGAACGACCCTCAACCTTCAGGGTAAAAACATCTACGGTGTCGCATACGACCTACAAATCAATCTGGCTGCCGCCTCTTCGGTCAGCGGAACGGTCGGCGGGGTGCCGATCACGACCTTCAACGTCTACAACGCCGACACCGCACGGACAACCGCCAATGCGGACACCATGAGTTACCAGCAGCTTCTTGATGTCGTCAACATGGCCGTCAGCGGCTCTCTCCCCGCCGCCAACAGCGCCGCCGCGTACGATGCCGCCATCACAACGGCCAATTCCCGTTCGTCCGCGACGCTCGATTACGCCGGCCGGGTCGTCATCAAAGATAAAGTCTATACCGACACCCAGGCGGCGGTTTCGCTCTACGACGATACCTCCGATACCTATCCCGGCACCGACACCACGAGCAACAGCGGTTCTTCTTTGGTTTTCAACGCCAACAGCGCCCTGACGGTGCGTGATCCGAAAAACGACTTCTTCGCCCGCCTCGAAGAGGTGATCCAGGCCGTGGAACAAGGTAAGTACAAGGCCGATGGGACCGACACCATCGATCCTCGCAATGTCGGGATCGAAGAAGCGATCGCGATGATCGATGATCTCAGCGACCACACGACCCGGATGCAGACGGAAGCGGGAACCTACTCGCAAACCCTGCTCGGTGCCTCGGAACGGACCGATATGCTGATCATGAGTGCGACGACCCTTCGCGCGGACGTCATCGATACCGATATCGCCGAAGCGCATTTGCGAATGCAGCAGCTGCAACTCAATTATCAGGCGATGCTCTCGAGCATATCAAAAGTTTCCGAACTCTCACTCGTCAAATATCTCTAA
- a CDS encoding DNA translocase FtsK translates to MATIIGSASVIGAYGASFAAYNVHIFGYVAYTYLLLLMVPLFYWHKYDGGLHRRLEMAGIFALLFFALVFFQALVVEGPYRGAFGGSIVDFLGVYIGTFGLWVLWLMLVAVSVIVVMEQSLAELAEPIKEYMEKPLASPKSLTPQTAETFPSFIDTNEGAPELPVMQKAIEETAEVPFSEPKPLHVDPEPIVQQTPPEPAPLPSAALVEPAPQPSIEHPKESTILTMAKKVKESKQQAIVVDELEENKMLLEQIDRGVTEKPKNFKLPPIDIFQYPPKKQNGIDEAELDDKIKDLIEKLKHFNIDGDVVRTYAGPVVSTFEFKPAANIKVSKILGLQDDLAMALRAQTIRIQAPIPGKDVVGIEIPNKSVETIYIRELFESQLFKEAASPLTLVLGKDIVGKPFITDLKKLPHLLIAGTTGSGKSVGINAMILSLLYKNSPDQLKLMMIDPKMLEFSIYNDIPHLLTPVITKPKEAIAALSNMVYEMERRYKLMSETRTKNIENFNEKAKKEGYEPLPYIVVIIDELADLMMTSGKDVEYSIARLAQMARASGIHLIVATQRPSVDVVTGLIKANLPSRISYKVGQKIDSKIILDGQGAESLLGRGDMLFTPPGMSGLVRLHAPWSTETEIEKVVEFLKAQREPDYDRRFLRDTDEAAASASGGGNDEELDELYEEAKNIVLSEQKTSISYLQRRLQIGYNRSARLIEQLENNGILSAPNAKGNRDIITDDPF, encoded by the coding sequence ATCGCCACGATCATCGGCAGCGCATCGGTCATCGGCGCATACGGGGCCTCATTTGCGGCTTACAACGTCCATATTTTCGGCTACGTCGCCTATACCTATCTACTGCTGCTGATGGTTCCCCTTTTTTATTGGCACAAGTACGACGGCGGACTACACCGCCGACTTGAGATGGCGGGGATTTTCGCCCTTCTCTTCTTCGCCCTCGTATTTTTTCAGGCACTCGTGGTCGAAGGACCCTACCGCGGCGCTTTCGGAGGCAGCATCGTCGATTTTCTGGGGGTTTACATCGGAACGTTCGGATTGTGGGTGCTGTGGCTGATGCTCGTCGCCGTATCGGTCATCGTCGTCATGGAACAAAGCCTTGCCGAACTCGCCGAGCCGATCAAAGAATACATGGAAAAGCCGCTTGCTTCTCCCAAGAGCCTCACCCCCCAAACGGCTGAAACCTTCCCGTCCTTCATCGACACGAATGAGGGTGCGCCCGAACTTCCCGTCATGCAAAAGGCGATCGAAGAGACCGCGGAGGTGCCGTTTTCAGAACCGAAACCGCTTCACGTCGACCCCGAGCCTATCGTTCAGCAAACTCCCCCTGAGCCCGCACCGCTTCCTTCCGCCGCCTTGGTCGAGCCCGCCCCTCAACCTTCCATAGAGCATCCGAAAGAATCGACGATCCTCACCATGGCCAAAAAAGTGAAGGAATCCAAACAGCAGGCCATCGTCGTCGACGAGCTCGAAGAGAATAAAATGCTGCTCGAGCAGATCGACCGGGGCGTTACCGAGAAACCCAAAAATTTCAAACTCCCGCCGATCGATATTTTCCAATACCCTCCGAAAAAACAAAACGGGATCGACGAAGCCGAACTCGACGACAAAATCAAAGACCTGATCGAAAAACTCAAACATTTCAACATCGACGGCGACGTCGTACGTACCTATGCCGGCCCGGTTGTATCGACGTTCGAGTTCAAACCCGCCGCCAACATCAAAGTATCGAAAATCCTTGGCCTTCAAGATGACCTAGCGATGGCGCTGCGGGCGCAGACGATCCGCATCCAGGCACCGATTCCCGGCAAAGACGTCGTCGGGATCGAGATCCCCAACAAAAGCGTCGAGACCATCTACATCCGCGAGCTCTTCGAAAGCCAGCTTTTCAAAGAGGCGGCCTCGCCGCTGACGCTGGTACTCGGAAAAGACATCGTCGGCAAACCGTTCATCACCGATCTCAAAAAACTCCCCCACCTCCTCATCGCCGGAACCACCGGAAGCGGCAAAAGCGTCGGAATCAACGCGATGATCCTGAGTCTTCTGTACAAAAACTCTCCCGACCAGCTCAAACTGATGATGATCGACCCGAAAATGCTCGAATTTTCCATCTACAACGACATACCGCACCTTCTTACCCCCGTCATCACGAAGCCCAAAGAGGCGATCGCGGCACTGAGCAACATGGTGTATGAGATGGAGCGCCGCTACAAACTGATGAGCGAGACGCGCACCAAAAACATCGAGAACTTCAACGAAAAAGCGAAAAAAGAAGGTTACGAACCCCTCCCCTATATCGTCGTCATTATCGACGAACTCGCCGACTTGATGATGACGAGCGGCAAGGACGTCGAGTACTCGATCGCCCGTCTAGCCCAAATGGCCCGCGCCAGCGGCATCCACCTGATCGTCGCGACCCAGCGTCCGAGCGTCGACGTCGTCACGGGGCTAATCAAGGCCAACCTCCCTTCCCGTATCAGCTACAAGGTAGGCCAGAAAATCGACAGTAAAATCATCCTCGACGGCCAGGGGGCCGAATCGCTGCTCGGGCGGGGAGATATGCTCTTCACCCCTCCGGGCATGAGCGGTCTCGTCCGCCTCCACGCACCGTGGAGTACTGAAACCGAGATCGAGAAAGTGGTCGAATTCCTAAAAGCCCAGCGCGAACCCGATTACGACCGCCGTTTTCTGCGCGACACCGACGAAGCGGCGGCTTCGGCCTCAGGCGGAGGAAACGACGAAGAGCTCGACGAACTCTACGAAGAAGCGAAAAACATCGTCCTCTCGGAGCAAAAAACCTCGATCAGTTATCTCCAGCGCCGTTTGCAGATCGGCTATAACCGCTCAGCCCGTCTGATCGAACAGCTTGAAAACAACGGCATCCTCTCCGCTCCCAACGCCAAAGGCAACCGCGACATCATCACCGACGATCCTTTCTGA
- the acnB gene encoding bifunctional aconitate hydratase 2/2-methylisocitrate dehydratase, giving the protein MAFMDEYKAHVAERAAQGIPPLPLTKEQVTALIELIKAEKSKNAELVDMLANRVNPGVDDGAHVKAAFLHQIVQGQEKAFLADSSDIDANDHKIVAIQILGKMVGGYNVKPLIDALSIDALAQEAADQLKHTLLVYDAFNDVVELSKTNKYAKEVLQSWADAEWFTSKKPLAEKFSVVVFKFPGETNTDDLSPASAAFTRSDIPLHATTMLSAKMPEGIAKIAELKQKGMQIAYVGDVVGTGSSRKSAANSVQWHMGEDIPGIPNKRTGGVVIGGIIAPIFFATCEDSGALPIEADVTQMETGDVLEIDTKAGTITKNGTQIATFSLRPNTIEDEVRAGGRIPLIIGRGLTAKARAALGMAPATIFAQPIQPADTGKGYTLAQKMVGKACGMEGVRPGMYCEPITSTVGSQDTTGPMTRDEIKELSALGFSADFVLQSFCHTAAYPKPSDVKLHATLPAFISTRSGVALRPGDGVIHSWLNRMVLPDTVGTGGDSHTRFPIGISFPAGSGLVAFAAVTGSMPLEMPESVLVRFKGEMQPGITLRDLVNAIPYYAIQQGLLTVEKKGKKNIFNGRVLEIEGLPNMKVEQAFELSDASAERSAAACTVRLNKEPVIEYLKSNVTLIEAMIKDGYEDARTLQRRADKMKEWLANPTLMEPDADAEYAAIIEIDLNEMKEPIVACPNDPDNVKLLSEVAGDTIHEVFLGSCMTNIGHYRAAGEVMRGEGKIGVEKFWIVPPTRMDEQQLINEGYYDVYKAVAATTEVPGCSLCMGNQASSREGSTVFSTSTRNFDNRLGKGTQVYLGSAELAAVCAKLGRIPTVEEYMSIVPEKLAGKADDVYKYLNFNEINNYHLEARNVAEEKYGVTIKAV; this is encoded by the coding sequence ATGGCTTTTATGGACGAATACAAAGCGCACGTTGCGGAGCGTGCCGCACAGGGTATCCCGCCTCTTCCACTCACAAAAGAGCAGGTAACCGCACTGATCGAACTGATCAAAGCGGAAAAATCGAAAAACGCCGAGCTGGTCGATATGCTGGCCAACCGTGTCAATCCCGGCGTTGACGACGGTGCTCACGTCAAAGCGGCATTCCTTCACCAGATCGTTCAGGGGCAGGAAAAAGCTTTCTTGGCTGACTCAAGCGACATCGACGCAAATGACCACAAAATCGTTGCGATTCAGATCCTCGGAAAAATGGTCGGCGGTTACAATGTCAAACCCCTGATCGATGCTCTCTCGATCGACGCGCTCGCACAGGAAGCGGCCGACCAGCTCAAACACACGCTGCTCGTGTACGATGCATTCAACGACGTCGTCGAACTTTCCAAAACCAACAAATACGCCAAAGAGGTTCTCCAGTCATGGGCCGATGCGGAGTGGTTCACCAGCAAAAAACCGCTGGCCGAAAAATTCAGCGTCGTCGTCTTCAAATTCCCGGGCGAAACCAACACCGATGACCTCTCTCCGGCGAGCGCCGCGTTTACCCGTTCGGATATCCCGCTTCACGCGACGACGATGCTCTCGGCTAAAATGCCCGAAGGGATCGCGAAAATTGCCGAACTGAAACAAAAAGGGATGCAGATTGCTTACGTCGGCGACGTCGTCGGAACCGGATCAAGCCGTAAATCGGCCGCCAACTCGGTCCAGTGGCACATGGGTGAAGATATCCCAGGTATCCCCAACAAACGTACCGGCGGGGTTGTCATCGGCGGTATTATCGCTCCGATCTTCTTCGCAACCTGTGAAGACTCCGGCGCTCTTCCCATCGAAGCGGACGTTACCCAGATGGAAACGGGCGACGTGCTCGAAATCGACACCAAAGCCGGAACCATTACCAAAAACGGTACGCAGATCGCAACCTTCAGCCTTCGCCCGAATACCATCGAAGACGAAGTTCGCGCCGGCGGACGTATCCCCCTTATCATCGGTCGCGGTCTGACTGCCAAAGCACGTGCAGCCCTGGGAATGGCACCGGCAACGATCTTCGCTCAGCCGATCCAGCCTGCCGATACGGGCAAAGGCTACACTCTGGCACAGAAAATGGTCGGTAAAGCATGCGGTATGGAAGGTGTTCGCCCCGGTATGTACTGTGAACCGATCACCAGCACCGTCGGAAGCCAGGACACGACCGGACCGATGACGCGCGACGAGATCAAAGAGCTCTCGGCTCTGGGTTTCTCTGCCGATTTCGTATTGCAGTCTTTCTGTCACACGGCGGCGTATCCGAAACCCTCCGACGTGAAACTCCACGCGACGTTGCCTGCGTTCATCTCTACGCGCAGCGGTGTAGCGCTTCGTCCGGGTGACGGCGTTATCCACAGCTGGCTGAACCGGATGGTTCTTCCCGATACGGTCGGAACCGGCGGCGACAGCCACACCCGTTTCCCGATCGGTATCTCTTTCCCTGCGGGTTCGGGTCTCGTTGCGTTCGCAGCCGTTACCGGCTCTATGCCGCTTGAAATGCCCGAATCGGTATTGGTTCGCTTCAAAGGCGAAATGCAGCCGGGCATCACCCTTCGCGACCTGGTCAACGCGATCCCTTATTATGCGATTCAGCAGGGGCTCCTGACCGTCGAGAAAAAAGGGAAGAAAAACATTTTCAACGGACGTGTTCTTGAAATCGAAGGTCTGCCGAACATGAAAGTCGAGCAGGCATTTGAACTTTCTGATGCTTCTGCGGAGCGTTCAGCGGCGGCTTGTACCGTGCGCCTCAACAAAGAGCCGGTCATCGAGTACCTCAAATCAAACGTCACCTTGATTGAAGCAATGATCAAAGACGGCTACGAAGACGCGCGTACGCTTCAGCGCCGTGCGGACAAAATGAAAGAGTGGTTGGCCAACCCGACGCTCATGGAACCGGATGCGGATGCGGAATACGCCGCAATCATCGAAATCGACCTCAATGAAATGAAAGAACCGATCGTCGCATGCCCGAACGACCCGGATAACGTCAAACTTCTCAGCGAAGTCGCCGGCGACACGATCCACGAAGTCTTCCTCGGAAGCTGTATGACCAATATCGGCCACTACCGTGCGGCGGGTGAAGTCATGCGCGGCGAAGGTAAAATCGGCGTCGAGAAATTCTGGATCGTTCCGCCGACCCGTATGGATGAGCAGCAGCTCATTAACGAAGGTTACTACGACGTCTACAAAGCAGTCGCCGCTACGACGGAAGTACCTGGATGTTCGCTCTGTATGGGTAACCAGGCTTCCAGCCGTGAAGGTTCGACGGTATTCTCGACTTCGACCCGTAACTTCGACAACCGCCTCGGAAAAGGGACCCAGGTTTACCTCGGTTCTGCTGAGCTTGCCGCCGTTTGTGCGAAACTCGGACGTATCCCGACGGTAGAAGAGTACATGAGCATCGTTCCCGAGAAACTCGCCGGGAAAGCGGATGACGTATACAAATATCTCAACTTCAACGAGATCAACAACTACCACCTCGAAGCGCGTAACGTCGCCGAGGAAAAATACGGCGTCACGATCAAAGCCGTATAA
- the dbpA gene encoding ATP-dependent RNA helicase DbpA, whose product MSPFDSLPLRPQLFKALSRLGFTTMTQIQSDALPSILAGKNVIARSATGSGKTLAFSLGVLEKIDPKRFEVQALLLCPTRELAEQVAKTIRSLASEIGNVKVLSLCGGVPMRGQIHSLKHGAHIIVGTPGRVLKLLQIDALSLSAVNTAVLDEADHMIDMGFIEDISAILEYVQRDAQHLLFSATYPETILSLASTIIKDPVFIHSENPVQLPGIDEIAYRCTGDRPSAVASIMAAHDLSGVMIFCNTKIQTDELCNALNKTGIHALALHGDMEQFDRNEAIIQFRNGSVTALVATDVAGRGIDIDGLDAIINYDVPTQKERYVHRIGRTGRAGKSGLAITLCDDETLLRAIGIDLPLQPLGDAAQQPLPRTSMQTLCIDAGRKEKLRAGDIVGALIHECALTKEQIGKIDQLDHLSYVALPRSLGEKIYQKLKNRPIKGRNFRLWLLD is encoded by the coding sequence ATGTCCCCATTTGATTCCCTTCCCTTACGTCCGCAGCTTTTCAAAGCCCTTTCACGCCTCGGTTTTACAACGATGACCCAGATTCAGAGCGATGCGCTCCCTTCCATTCTGGCAGGAAAAAACGTCATCGCCCGCTCCGCGACCGGAAGCGGAAAAACCCTTGCGTTTTCGCTGGGGGTACTCGAAAAGATCGATCCCAAGCGGTTCGAAGTCCAGGCCCTTTTACTGTGCCCTACCCGGGAACTGGCCGAACAGGTTGCCAAAACGATCCGTTCGCTCGCGTCCGAAATCGGCAACGTCAAAGTACTGAGTCTTTGCGGCGGGGTGCCGATGCGGGGACAGATCCATTCTCTCAAACACGGGGCCCATATCATCGTCGGAACCCCCGGACGGGTTCTGAAACTGCTCCAGATCGACGCTCTTTCCCTCTCAGCGGTCAACACTGCGGTACTGGATGAAGCCGACCATATGATCGACATGGGGTTCATCGAGGACATCAGTGCGATTTTGGAGTACGTTCAGCGCGATGCGCAGCATCTGCTTTTCTCGGCGACCTATCCCGAGACCATCCTCTCCCTGGCCTCGACGATAATCAAAGATCCCGTTTTTATCCATTCCGAAAACCCGGTTCAGCTTCCCGGGATCGACGAGATCGCCTACCGCTGTACCGGCGACAGGCCCTCGGCGGTCGCTTCGATCATGGCGGCCCATGATCTCTCGGGCGTCATGATTTTTTGCAATACGAAAATCCAGACCGATGAACTGTGCAATGCGCTGAACAAGACTGGCATCCATGCGCTCGCCCTTCACGGGGATATGGAGCAGTTCGACCGCAACGAAGCGATCATCCAGTTTCGCAACGGTAGCGTCACCGCGCTCGTAGCGACCGACGTTGCCGGACGGGGCATCGACATCGACGGACTGGATGCCATCATCAACTACGACGTACCGACCCAGAAAGAGCGCTATGTGCATCGTATCGGCCGTACGGGCCGCGCTGGGAAAAGCGGCCTTGCGATCACCCTGTGCGACGATGAAACGCTGTTGCGGGCGATCGGGATCGATCTCCCCCTCCAACCTCTTGGCGATGCAGCGCAACAGCCGCTTCCGCGCACCTCGATGCAGACACTGTGCATCGATGCCGGGCGCAAAGAAAAACTCCGCGCCGGCGATATCGTAGGAGCCCTCATCCACGAATGCGCTCTTACGAAAGAGCAGATCGGAAAGATCGATCAGCTCGATCACCTGAGCTACGTCGCCCTTCCCCGTTCCCTTGGGGAAAAAATTTACCAAAAACTCAAAAATCGTCCCATAAAAGGGAGAAATTTCAGGTTATGGCTGTTAGACTGA